A region of Campylobacter armoricus DNA encodes the following proteins:
- a CDS encoding SAM-dependent DNA methyltransferase: MYDFSSLNESNKKIYNDFLINICSDNSPLNQNGSEIDLGYIFENEINKLLRDLNFTNNYEFFNHEKTNMYGRTDFQYGNTIIEYKKYGLLKKKIKSKTSNINTEQYQTQNYLKDPKFSGFKMYGFLFDGVYIYIYTKDENNAITYDATNSGKLTRKNLDILIKTLFGSGIIHISPTNLKRDFGIVSATTNQILDNDEVRNLAKYLFTILKDESKLNSRTLLLYSEWEKLFRLAENDNGQHQDIIDRREIFSKIFDELIEKDSEYKAFFALHTTLSIIIKLLLVRIVNDMPKIISPLDLDELYQTSNLKKIQEFFTKMEQGNYFNKIGIINLTDNDFFSWYVKESFTTQLKEIMQKLIFKICSYENIYIAKNTAMLDMFKELYLNFIPKVVRHSFGEYYTPYWLAERTLLSATNGDKNLKKRSFIDPNCGSGTFLSVFFNHKYKDLKDKIDFKEYVKDIVGVDINPIAVLMARANVLISGLKKCNFNLNEKYEIPVYLADSLYVPNLIEIDKVPCFNYELYTTGLQRAFDINSIKITLPKELVLMPNFMDIINEVEKHIIRLDEKGALKVFENAYTPIKESKELNAKIKENIANLIKFEKEKLNSIWLKIFSNYFRVASYEKFDYIIGNPAWVQWSVLPENYRANIKQNMRIEGLFSNDRNVGGNNLNICALIANKCCERWLNDNGTFCFLMPKSILFNKSFEGFRNLKINGDEQLYFNEFIDFSNKNTGEIFEGVGIDFCAFKISKNPLKDKTVVPLLSYIKKNNNIYITHNDDWQKAKKSFEEHNNFAITLNTELNNNFLIVKHLSRAKYLQSLIGKCEYQFRKGVSVPYQMRVEFKGLRNKKIGIFHPYTKHGNKLKVDKNKTIELELKYIKPFITAPMLKNNGFHWENSYAICPYAINSKKPLSKDELKKLAPLIYHYLDSIDDELGGGSRFNKRVQSFNENYGILRMGSYVWGNQFVCIRDNTCLAPNHINTINTDWNRSIIPLFDNHISYISETTDNNGKTKYISFHEAQYILKKLKNKAVNEIIINSQDSRSISSRLPIKIEKY, from the coding sequence ATGTATGATTTTTCATCTTTAAATGAAAGTAATAAGAAAATATATAATGATTTTTTAATTAACATTTGTTCTGATAATTCACCTCTCAATCAAAATGGTAGTGAAATAGATTTGGGATATATTTTTGAAAATGAGATTAATAAATTGCTAAGAGATTTGAATTTTACAAATAATTATGAATTTTTTAACCATGAAAAAACAAATATGTATGGCAGGACTGATTTTCAATACGGTAATACTATAATTGAGTATAAAAAATATGGCTTACTAAAGAAAAAAATTAAATCAAAAACATCTAATATAAATACCGAACAATATCAAACGCAAAACTATTTAAAAGATCCAAAATTTAGTGGTTTTAAAATGTATGGTTTTTTATTTGACGGAGTATATATATACATATATACCAAAGATGAAAACAATGCTATAACCTACGATGCTACAAATAGCGGAAAACTTACAAGAAAAAACTTAGATATTTTAATAAAAACTCTTTTTGGTTCGGGTATTATCCATATTTCACCTACAAATTTAAAAAGAGATTTTGGAATAGTTAGTGCCACTACAAATCAAATTTTAGACAACGATGAAGTAAGAAATTTAGCAAAATATCTTTTTACAATTTTAAAAGATGAAAGCAAATTAAATTCACGCACTTTATTACTTTATAGCGAATGGGAAAAACTATTTCGCTTGGCTGAAAACGATAACGGGCAGCATCAAGATATAATTGATAGGCGAGAAATTTTTAGTAAAATATTTGATGAGCTTATAGAAAAAGATAGCGAATATAAAGCCTTTTTTGCACTTCACACCACGCTTAGTATTATTATCAAATTGCTTTTAGTTCGTATTGTTAATGATATGCCAAAAATTATTTCTCCGCTTGATTTAGATGAACTTTATCAAACAAGTAACTTAAAAAAGATACAAGAGTTTTTTACAAAAATGGAACAAGGAAACTATTTTAATAAAATAGGTATTATAAATTTAACCGATAATGACTTCTTTTCTTGGTATGTGAAAGAGAGTTTTACAACACAATTAAAAGAAATAATGCAAAAGTTAATCTTTAAAATTTGCTCGTATGAAAATATCTATATAGCTAAAAATACCGCTATGCTTGATATGTTTAAGGAGCTTTATTTAAACTTTATACCAAAAGTAGTTCGCCATAGTTTTGGTGAGTATTACACGCCATATTGGTTAGCTGAGCGAACGCTACTATCAGCTACAAATGGTGATAAAAATTTAAAAAAGCGGAGCTTTATTGATCCAAATTGTGGCAGTGGAACATTTTTATCAGTGTTTTTTAATCATAAATATAAGGATTTAAAAGATAAAATTGATTTTAAAGAGTATGTAAAAGATATAGTAGGCGTTGATATAAATCCTATTGCCGTGTTAATGGCAAGAGCAAATGTGTTAATATCAGGACTTAAAAAATGCAACTTCAATCTAAACGAAAAATATGAAATACCAGTATATTTAGCAGATAGTCTTTATGTGCCAAATTTAATAGAAATTGATAAAGTGCCTTGTTTTAATTATGAACTTTATACGACAGGACTTCAAAGGGCTTTTGATATAAACTCCATAAAGATAACCTTACCAAAAGAGTTAGTTTTAATGCCAAATTTTATGGATATTATAAATGAAGTTGAAAAGCATATTATAAGGTTAGATGAAAAAGGGGCTTTAAAAGTTTTTGAAAATGCTTATACCCCTATCAAAGAAAGCAAAGAATTAAATGCTAAGATAAAGGAAAATATCGCAAATTTAATCAAATTTGAAAAAGAAAAACTAAACTCTATATGGCTAAAAATATTTTCAAACTATTTTAGAGTAGCAAGTTATGAGAAATTTGACTATATTATAGGTAATCCTGCTTGGGTGCAGTGGTCGGTATTGCCTGAAAATTATAGAGCTAATATAAAACAAAATATGCGTATAGAAGGACTTTTTTCTAATGATAGAAATGTAGGTGGAAATAATCTAAATATATGTGCCTTAATAGCAAATAAGTGCTGTGAACGATGGTTAAACGATAATGGAACATTTTGTTTTTTAATGCCAAAATCAATTTTATTTAATAAATCATTTGAGGGATTTAGAAATTTAAAAATAAATGGTGATGAACAATTATATTTTAACGAATTTATAGATTTTAGCAATAAAAATACAGGTGAAATATTTGAAGGTGTTGGAATTGATTTTTGTGCATTTAAAATCTCTAAAAATCCTTTAAAAGACAAAACTGTAGTACCATTGTTAAGCTATATTAAAAAAAACAATAATATTTATATAACACATAATGATGATTGGCAAAAAGCAAAAAAAAGTTTTGAAGAGCATAATAATTTTGCTATTACATTAAACACGGAACTAAATAATAATTTTTTGATAGTAAAACATTTATCAAGAGCTAAATATCTACAAAGTTTAATTGGAAAATGTGAATATCAATTCAGAAAAGGCGTTAGTGTACCATATCAAATGAGAGTTGAATTTAAAGGGTTAAGAAATAAAAAAATAGGTATTTTTCACCCTTATACTAAACACGGTAATAAATTAAAAGTTGATAAAAATAAAACAATAGAACTGGAATTAAAATATATAAAACCTTTTATAACCGCACCTATGCTTAAAAATAACGGATTTCATTGGGAAAACTCTTACGCTATTTGCCCTTATGCAATTAATTCAAAAAAACCTTTGTCAAAAGATGAGCTTAAAAAATTAGCACCACTTATTTATCATTATTTAGATAGCATAGACGATGAACTCGGAGGCGGAAGTAGATTTAACAAAAGGGTACAAAGCTTTAATGAAAACTATGGTATTTTACGGATGGGAAGTTATGTTTGGGGTAATCAATTTGTTTGCATCCGCGATAATACTTGTCTAGCACCAAATCACATAAATACCATAAATACTGATTGGAATAGGAGTATAATACCTTTATTTGATAACCATATAAGTTATATCAGCGAAACAACTGATAATAACGGAAAAACAAAATATATAAGCTTTCATGAAGCACAATATATATTAAAAAAACTAAAAAATAAAGCAGTAAATGAAATAATTATAAACTCACAAGATAGCAGAAGTATATCATCAAGATTGCCAATAAAAATTGAAAAATATTAG